The following proteins come from a genomic window of Dreissena polymorpha isolate Duluth1 chromosome 1, UMN_Dpol_1.0, whole genome shotgun sequence:
- the LOC127865179 gene encoding uncharacterized protein LOC127865179, with product MARLLIELLLIRAGLEQNPGPKKQKKSITNWKQKAKRLSKYKEEKEKRLSLEEDHIDAIKRSEAERKITQRSQSETKKEDNEADVKRKRLSRSKSNKNKKEKEADTFRKRVLRLDTEKREKENVAEAKRKRALRSDSVNKEKENVADVKRKRALRSDSVHKEKENIAEAKRKRALRSDSVNKEKENVADVKRKRALRSDSVNKEKENVADVKRKRALRSDSVHKEKENVAEAKRKRALRSDSVNKEKENVADVKRKRALRSDSDYRKKESVAENKSKQLYRSDPVKKRNERLREQKLKGKKKVQMKELKSDMSYVGAQFKKSIQQGPVFVCTCCKRLLYRKSVVHVPGDKYAKYGTNRQIVQQCLTGFVSGYKDICEWICSTCHKALKQGRMPSQAQANDLLVEEQPFDLCDLNPLEERLLSRRIPFMQIVSLPRGGQKGIKGPAVNVPSSLDDVMSLLPRLPSDCGLVGIKLKRKLKYKGHVMHQSIRPANVMSALQYLKDNNEKYEDVIVNTTWLEQASELDRKLIDACEDSDSNDSEDEDNDHCADLKHDTEHVEKGEESESEDEEDNIMKLRGVPYNTCLQPSTLPYSGKEIYSLAPGEGQQPISFFSDPECEVLGFPTLFPSGKFGFSCQRVVNLSMRRYFNQRMLNVDARFAQNIEYLFFSQYLCEARQILDNISIAMRKGNCTGGKKLTAGYLCHTDTLQDDLAHNDGYRFLQNVRGSYPYWVKTLHDLNAMVRQLDIPTWFCSFSAADLKWPETIQIIAKQYGVTLSVTDVENMDWQQKCLWLRRNPVTAARHFDFRVQKFFKEVLLTDAHPLGKIVDFFYRTEFQQRGSPHIHCLFWVQDAPKIGKDTEKDICDFIDRYVTAELPCKDDIPLHDLVNSLQTHSHSSSCKSHTSNCRYHFPKPPTDETMIAGPPEDDETEPNVRCKQREKNAEVLKLVQDAVVEDNNRTLDDILTAVNVSKESYMQKLKVAPRNPTIMLRRCPWETRINNYNPDLLKIWSANHDVQYVTNAYACAMYILSYVSKGERQMGELLKTASKECTKDDTIRQQLKKLGNVFLTHRELSAQEAVYRVTSMPLKRSSRATVFVNSGLPDERIRILKSLKKLQALPPDSENIFESNMIERYAARPNHMENICLADFATMYCLKGSSEKQSEDKNENNEDEILEIPEVDSGEEGEIKLKNNMGIMLRKTRRAILRMPRFSAVKSPDRHYHSLLMLYYPWRNEDTDLKGDKESFKDFHETVSETVSKNQTVFEHNAEALDMAMDNIGKLSENLWDELASGQQHEEEDKKEGKFSEDVEADEFIGSLQNIPELGKPKRQKTEESFRVEYQTKMLSTKEYFGLVSSLNERQRQLFESVLKWCRDEVHATKKAATHAPFYTFLTGGAGTGKSHLIRALVSMIERELRPICDSPEKTTVLLTAPTGIAAANIDGMTIHHALALPTRGNMAEDPPISHERLAVLREALENLTVIIIDEISMVGDKLFHWINKRLNQIKGVANPETVFGGICVLAVGDFYQLKPVKQRAVYEAPTDPHARLNPNHLWKDYFEIIELTEIQRQKGDALFAELLNRVRLGQSHMTHEDEKLLQSRIIASEDENYPHGALHVFATNDDVDKHNAKKLKQMTKDVKVIPAIDSKRDLGTQKAKVSTAKRTVSDTGGLTETLELAVGARIMLLKNIDVADKLVNGAQGEVVGFVHQNNDPTCPIICVLVKFDDPVVGIHTMKTFPTPIFGAVGITKAEATFNLDGKGAIEVTRKQFPLNLAFATTIHKVQGLSLDNIVVSFERTFRCGQAYVAMSRAKTLKGLHLHSFEKSKVLADSEVKREMERMKYHKAKEVVQSPLEGLPSKNWTKVSHINVRSLPMHIKDLSANQALLTSDIIAVTETWLKPNDTSLSVDLPGFNFHRRDRKQCYKGHSCKDDSCEKCNDKGGIGLYIKKDLNVTSLPQFSIHQCETMYYEISKSDNKLFLGIVYRPVHTKFSQLLEELIQFVLYVQDMGGRCVITGDFNMQSDISDKIIQLKQVFTENNIHQLIIDPTYTSGSILDHIYTNVTSPMLQCGTLPCYFTDHNAVFCVLPTPGDMDDLHKLRSKKHTVSQTPTLIKPEREKKKKVHTKQPIRVLTRHTAEVSDDLEITGHDITSQVITGFTLPTDEDSSLVANAFGVPVFHDPVVNRELFDIRYRGYLRNLRKKTCPCIIDATEPDGNCFFRAISKQLLGTEKYHLCLRQVICNFEESHPNTFVDWHGEGQEGLKRHIGKMRRQRTWGTELELLAVATFFDTSIWEYTEQYPQGSQNWQWIEIQKVQLHPQDPAVDGLPIHGMFYLHHTNGNHYDGVFPDRNRSAISGNKEVPGPSFS from the coding sequence ATGGCCAGACTTTTGATTGAATTACTACTCATCAGAGCGGGCTTGGAGCAAAATCCTGGTCCAAAGAAACAGAAGAAATCCATAACTAACTGGAAACAGAAAGCCAAAAGACTGTCCAAGTATAAAGAAGAAAAAGAGAAAAGGCTGTCTTTGGAGGAAGATCATATTGATGCTATAAAAAGGTCTGAAGCTGAAAGAAAAATAACTCAGAGGTCACAGAGTGAAACAAAAAAAGAAGACAATGAGGCTGATGTTAAACGTAAACGTTTATCAAGatcaaaaagtaataaaaacaagaaaGAGAAGGAAGCAGACACTTTCAGAAAAAGAGTTTTAAGATTAGACACTGAAAAAAGAGAAAAAGAAAATGTTGCAGAAGCTAAACGAAAGAGAGCTCTAAGATCAGATAGTGtaaataaagaaaaagaaaatgttgCAGATGTTAAACGAAAGAGAGCTCTAAGATCAGATAGTGTacataaagaaaaagaaaatattgcagaagCTAAACGAAAGAGAGCTCTAAGATCAGATAGTGtaaataaagaaaaagaaaatgttgCAGATGTTAAACGAAAGAGAGCTCTAAGATCAGATAGTGtaaataaagaaaaagaaaatgttgCAGATGTTAAACGAAAGAGAGCTCTAAGATCAGATAGTGTacataaagaaaaagaaaatgttgCAGAAGCTAAACGAAAGAGAGCTCTAAGATCAGATAGTGtaaataaagaaaaagaaaatgttgCAGATGTTAAACGAAAGAGAGCTCTAAGATCAGATAGTGATTATAGAAAAAAAGAAAGTGTAGCAgaaaataaaagcaaacaatTGTATAGATCAGATCCAGTAAAGAAACGTAATGAAAGACTACGAGAACAAAAACTAAAAGGAAAGAAGAAAGTGCAAATGAAAGAACTGAAAAGTGACATGTCATATGTTGGTGCACAATTCAAGAAATCAATACAGCAAGGACCAGTGTTTGTGTGCACCTGCTGTAAACGTCTTTTATACAGAAAGTCTGTTGTACATGTACCAGgtgataaatatgcaaaatatggtaCAAATAGACAAATTGTTCAGCAGTGTTTGACTGGTTTTGTTAGTGGCTACAAGGATATATGCGAGTGGATATGTAGCACATGTCACAAAGCCCTAAAACAAGGGAGAATGCCTTCACAAGCACAGGCGAATGATCTGCTTGTTGAAGAACAGCCATTTGACTTGTGTGACCTTAATCCATTGGAAGAACGTCTATTGTCTAGGAGAATTCCATTTATGCAAATAGTGAGCTTACCCAGAGGGGGTCAAAAGGGAATAAAAGGACCAGCAGTCAATGTTCCATCTTCATTGGATGATGTAATGTCTCTGCTTCCCAGGCTGCCATCTGATTGTGGTTTGGTTGGCATTAAACTCAAgagaaaattaaaatacaaaggtCATGTAATGCACCAGTCGATACGACCAGCCAATGTCATGTCAGCACTACAATACCTGAaagataataatgaaaaatatgaagatgTCATTGTCAACACCACCTGGTTAGAACAAGCATCTGAACTTGATAGAAAGCTCATTGATGCATGTGAGGACAGTGATTCCAATGACTCAGAAGATGAAGACAATGATCACTGTGCTGATTTGAAACATGATACAGAACATGTTGAGAAAGGAGAAGAAAGCGAGAGTGAAGATGAGGAAGATAACATCATGAAACTACGAGGTGTTCCTTACAATACATGCCTCCAACCGTCAACACTCCCATATTCTGGCAAAGAGATCTACTCTCTAGCTCCAGGTGAAGGCCAGCAGCCAATCAGTTTTTTTTCTGACCCTGAATGTGAGGTTCTGGGTTTCCCAACACTATTCCCATCTGGAAAGTTTGGTTTTAGTTGTCAAAGAGTCGTCAACTTATCCATGAGGCGGTATTTTAATCAGAGGATGCTTAATGTTGATGCCAGATTTGCCCAGAATATCGAGTATTTGTTCTTCTCTCAATACCTTTGTGAAGCAAGACAGATACTAGATAACATAAGCATTGCTATGAGAAAAGGCAATTGTACAGGTGGAAAGAAGCTGACAGCAGGTTACCTTTGTCACACAGACACTTTACAAGATGACCTGGCACACAATGATGGATATAGGTTTCTTCAAAATGTTCGGGGGTCCTATCCATACTGGGTGAAAACACTCCATGACCTGAATGCAATGGTGAGACAACTCGACATTCCAACCTGGTTCTGCTCATTTTCAGCTGCAGATTTGAAATGGCCTGAAACGATACAGATTATTGCCAAGCAGTATGGAGTAACATTGAGTGTCACTGATGTAGAGAACATGGATTGGCAGCAGAAGTGCTTGTGGTTACGCCGTAATCCAGTAACAGCAGCAAGACATTTTGACTTCAGAGTACAGAAATTCTTCAAAGAAGTTCTTCTGACTGATGCTCATCCATTAGGCAAAATAGTAGATTTCTTCTACCGAACAGAGTTTCAGCAACGTGGTAGCCCACATATTCACTGCCTGTTTTGGGTCCAAGATGCTCCAAAGATTGGAAAAGACACAGAGAAAGATATATGTGACTTCATCGATAGATATGTAACAGCAGAACTGCCATGTAAAGATGATATTCCCCTGCATGACCTGGTAAACAGTTTGCAGACTCACAGTCACTCCAGCTCCTGTAAGTCTCACACCAGTAATTGTAGATACCATTTTCCAAAGCCACCTACAGATGAGACTATGATAGCAGGACCACCTGAAGATGATGAAACTGAACCCAACGTGAGATGCAAGCAGAGAGAAAAGAATGCTGAGGTGCTCAAGCTTGTACAGGATGCTGTTGTTGAAGATAATAACAGAACACTGGATGATATCCTTACTGCAGTCAATGTGAGCAAAGAAAGCTACATGCAGAAACTGAAGGTCGCCCCTAGAAATCCAACAATCATGTTGCGCAGGTGCCCATGGGAGACGCGAATCAATAACTACAATCCGGATTTATTGAAGATTTGGTCAGCCAACCATGATGTGCAGTACGTGACCAATGCATATGCTTGTGCAATGTATATCCTGTCTTATGTCAGCAAAGGAGAAAGGCAGATGGGAGAACTGTTAAAGACAGCATCAAAAGAGTGTACAAAGGATGACACAATACGACAACAACTGAAGAAACTGGGAAATGTGTTTCTTACACATCGAGAGCTTAGTGCCCAGGAAGCGGTTTACAGAGTTACTTCAATGCCATTGAAGAGGAGTAGCAGAGCTACGGTTTTCGTCAACAGTGGACTGCCAGATGAGAGGATCAGAATATTGAAGTCACTGAAAAAGCTACAAGCCCTACCACCAGACTCAGAAAACATATTTGAAAGCAACATGATTGAAAGGTATGCAGCTCGGCCAAATCATATGGAAAACATATGTTTAGCAGACTTTGCAACAATGTATTGTCTGAAAGGTTCATCTGAAAAACAGTCAGAAGACAAGAATGAAAACAACGAAGATGAGATATTAGAGATACCAGAGGTTGATAGTGGAGAAGAAGGGGAGATAAAGTTGAAAAACAACATGGGTATAATGCTGAGGAAGACTAGAAGAGCAATTCTACGAATGCCTAGATTCTCAGCAGTGAAATCACCTGACAGACATTACCATTCCCTCCTGATGCTGTACTACCCGTGGCGCAATGAGGATACAGATTTGAAAGGTGACAAAGAATCATTCAAAGATTTCCATGAAACAGTAAGTGAAACTGTTTCCAAAAACCAGACAGTGTTTGAACATAATGCTGAGGCACTGGATATGGCCATGGACAATATTGGCAAATTGTCTGAAAATTTGTGGGATGAGCTAGCATCAGGCCAACAACATGAAGAAGAAGATAAGAAGGAAGGAAAGTTCTCAGAAGATGTTGAAGCTGATGAATTTATAGGATCCCTTCAAAACATTCCTGAGTTAGGCAAACCTAAAAGACAGAAAACTGAAGAGTCATTTCGTGTTGAGTACCAAACAAAGATGCTGTCTACCAAAGAATATTTTGGACTTGTATCATCCTTGAATGAACGCCAAAGACAACTTTTTGAAAGTGTGTTGAAGTGGTGCAGAGACGAGGTACATGCCACAAAGAAAGCTGCAACTCATGCACCCTTCTACACATTCTTAACAGGTGGTGCAGGCACAGGAAAGAGTCATCTTATTAGAGCTCTGGTCAGTATGATTGAGAGGGAGCTAAGACCAATTTGTGATTCGCCAGAAAAAACCACTGTTCTGTTGACTGCTCCTACAGGGATAGCAGCTGCAAACATTGATGGCATGACAATTCACCATGCACTTGCTCTTCCTACTCGAGGTAACATGGCAGAAGACCCCCCAATCAGTCATGAGAGACTAGCAGTGCTACGAGAGGCTTTAGAAAATTTAACAGTCATCATCATTGATGAGATTTCTATGGTTGGTGATAAGTTATTCCATTGGATAAACAAACGACTGAACCAAATAAAAGGAGTTGCAAATCCAGAAACAGTGTTTGGTGGAATTTGTGTTCTAGCTGTAGGGGATTTTTACCAATTAAAACCTGTAAAACAGAGGGCAGTTTATGAAGCTCCAACAGATCCACATGCAAGGTTGAACCCTAACCATCTATGGAAAGACTATTTTGAAATTATAGAACTAACTGAAATTCAACGACAAAAAGGAGATGCACTATTTGCTGAACTGTTAAACCGTGTACGACTAGGCCAAAGCCATATGACACATGAAGATGAGAAGTTACTACAGTCAAGAATCATAGCAAGTGAAGATGAAAACTACCCACATGGTgctttacatgtatttgcaacaaatgatgatgttgataaacACAATGCGAAAAAACTGAAGCAAATGACCAAAGATGTTAAGGTGATACCTGCCATTGACAGTAAAAGAGATCTGGGTACACAGAAAGCAAAGGTCAGCACAGCAAAAAGAACAGTATCTGACACAGGTGGTTTAACTGAAACCCTTGAACTGGCagttggggctaggatcatgttGCTAAAGAATATAGATGTGGCTGATAAACTTGTAAATGGAGCCCAGGGAGAAGTTGTTGGATTTGTTCACCAAAATAATGACCCTACTTGCCCAATTATTTGTGTCCTTGTTAAATTTGATGATCCTGTAGTAGGAATACATACAATGAAGACCTTCCCCACTCCAATTTTTGGAGCAGTTGGCATAACAAAGGCAGAGGCAACTTTCAATCTTGATGGGAAAGGTGCCATAGAAGTTACCAGAAAGCAGTTCCCTCTAAATCTTGCTTTTGCCACAACTATACACAAGGTACAAGGGTTGTCATTAGACAACATTGTTGTTTCCTTTGAGCGCACCTTTAGATGTGGCCAGGCCTATGTTGCTATGAGTAGAGCTAAAACTCTGAAAGGACTCCATCTTCATTCTTTTGAAAAGTCAAAAGTATTAGCAGACTCTGAAGTTAAACGTGAGATGGAACGGATGAAGTACCACAAAGCTAAAGAAGTGGTACAGTCACCATTAGAAGGCCTACCAAGCAAAAACTGGACTAAAGTAAGCCATATTAATGTAAGGTCGCTCCCAATGCACATCAAAGATCTATCAGCAAACCAAGCTCTTTTGACATCAGACATTATCGCAGTTACTGAGACATGGCTTAAACCAAATGACACAAGCTTATCAGTAGACCTTCCAGGATTCAACTTTCATAGAAGGGACagaaaacagtgttataaaggccattCATGCAAAGATGATTCTTGTGAAAAATGTAATGACAAAGGTGGTATAGGTTTGTACATCAAAAAGGATCTGAATGTAACATCTCTGCCTCAGTTCTCTATCCACCAGTGTGAGACAATGTATTATGAAATTTCAAAATCTGACAACAAACTATTCCTAGGCATTGTCTATCGGCCAGTACACACAAAGTTCAGTCAGCTTCTGGAGGAGTTGATACAGTTTGTGCTGTATGTTCAGGATATGGGTGGCAGGTGTGTTATAACTGGTGACTTCAATATGCAGAGTGACATTTCTGACAAAATTATCCAACTGAAGCAAGTATTCACTGAAAACAACATCCACCAGCTGATCATTGATCCAACATATACAAGTGGGTCAATTTTAGACCACATCTACACAAATGTCACCTCGCCAATGCTTCAATGTGGCACACTTCCATGCTACTTTACAGACCACAATGCTGTTTTCTGTGTTTTACCCACTCCAGGTGACATGGATGATCTTCATAAGTTGAGGAGCAAGAAACACACTGTGTCTCAAACACCAACTCTCATTAAGCCTGAAAGGGAGAAAAAGAAGAAGGTCCACACTAAACAGCCAATAAGAGTCCTCACTCGACATACTGCAGAAGTCTCCGATGACCTTGAGATAACAGGTCATGATATCACCTCACAAGTGATAACAGGTTTCACTCTGCCAACTGATGAGGACTCTTCACTAGTTGCCAACGCATTTGGTGTTCCAGTTTTTCACGATCCAGTAGTGAACAGAGAGCTCTTTGACATAAGATACAGGGGATATCTGAGGAATTTGCGCAAAAAAACATGTCCATGTATTATTGATGCAACAGAACCAGATGGAAACTGTTTTTTTAGGGCCATTTCAAAACAGCTACTGGGGACTGAAAAGTACCATCTTTGTTTACGGCAGGTTATCTGCAATTTTGAGGAGTCACATCCAAATACATTCGTTGACTGGCATGGTGAGGGACAAGAGGGGTTAAAGCGCCACATCGGGAAGATGCGCCGCCAACGAACATGGGGAACGGAACTTGAACTTCTGGCAGTGGCAACATTCTTTGACACTTCCATTTGGGAATATACAGAACAGTACCCACAAGGATCCCAAAACTGGCAATGGATTGAAATCCAGAAGGTTCAACTTCATCCACAGGATCCAGCAGTTGATGGTCTCCCAATCCATGGTATGTTTTATCTACATCATACCAATGGGAATCACTATGACGGCGTATTCCCTGATAGGAACAGAAGTGCGATCAGTGGAAACAAAGAAGTCCCTGGACCGTCTTTTAGCTAG